One part of the Melospiza melodia melodia isolate bMelMel2 chromosome 3, bMelMel2.pri, whole genome shotgun sequence genome encodes these proteins:
- the ZNF292 gene encoding zinc finger protein 292 isoform X3, with protein sequence MCSISISPAAARGDVLCLIDGAGLATCIELCVKALRLESSENADVKISICKTISCLLPDDLEVKRACQLSEFLLEPTVDAYYAVEMLYNQPDQKYDEENLPIPNSLRCELLLVLKTQWPFDPEFWDWKTLKRQCLALMGEEASIVSSIDELNDSEVYEKAEDDQEDSKETSLNGLAGIDEANSLLRGIRDEKQKKREIKKLRERGFISARFRNWQAYMQYCVLCDKEFLGHRIVRHAQKHYKDGIYSCPICAQNFNSKENFVPHVTLHVKKSSKERLAAMKPLRRLGRPPKIATANENQKTNSVSKQEQRPIKKNSLYSTDFIVFNDNDGSEDENDDKDKPYIPEIVPVQKPPPVNEFTCPVTLCKKGFKYFKNLIAHAKGHKDNEEAKRFLEMQSKKVICQYCRRHFVSVTHLNDHLQMHCGSKPYICIQMKCKAGFNSYAELLTHRREHQVFRAKCMFPKCGRVFSEAYLLYDHEAQHYNTYTCRVTGCGKVYRSQNELEKHVEDHNKQPEKEEQPENQTDQPDLSQPPKANESTDGVAVKEELTPPPAENRSSFIEGENIWNQIKAEPVGNESVNASVSVLQQSNSLPNAGSEQSPMGSIKTEETVPAGSIKLSVNQKIRDNFVKRGKLAATASKVDITKPGVQQLCPSVDSCLPVFQERKEEGCLSQTQNVQAVTSDTLKAEALESKSLERQVSIVNPFSMQNQTGYRNGVPISKLEIEDSIKAAANLYNLPLKTLESITFIPSQPNINSSLVPAVSPAAPVQKFNCQVEGCTRTYNSSQSIGKHMKAAHPDEYAAFKMQRKNKKPRKSSNLQNVPNDGKIVYLMPSQVGNPSGAAFTAQNKSNLNPTSSSQVQHVSSTLFPTHLENLANPMLPIVESVINPNLSARIKSEPESVLCSQMENLSAATLPTQLDDLAKTVMPLNIDGGSDPFLPLPAENGPMSLFPSSAENPPNSVFSQLENNTNNFSLQLEGNASSAFPKEETVDQIFPSQLSNENNFSETSSQHPASEKVKKDRGRGSNGKDRKPKHNKRAKWPAIIRDGKFICSRCFRVFTNPRSLGGHLSKRSYCKPLEGSEISPEALQANGQSLLASMILSSNSLNLQQPPESAFNPETCFKDPSFLQLLAAENRSALQTMFPRANVTNFNTSGNEEGNQIIKQALETAGIPSSFDNTEVLPRVVTTSCVSGTTQMNAAVLPSSARPSLLQTVCNTSTLLTDQNRTLNAKIPPLNECKTLPVFATEDLMLKTVENGLCPSSYSNTVAAAQSFAGNSSRVSVISSPKNSGSSNLNKKGTSSSKRKRKTPTPLLVPNTSQKLAVNNATVMGLLAKSTEGNMQIQGESFQSNLLANCGSQRVVENLAQKLSNVDNQLFMASIKDNFKTNLEAHTGLPPLTVKTENGDSQMMAANSCVQANSEQQISQDSVMQNFEKTLEIIKTAMNSQMLEVKTEIQDTVAASGQNLQVNNTQSASENSAHSVKLPTSTQLAVHTGNVTAAKGSCTQTDIPQKVDTQMSEILEGLQKLKLEDDSPIPISETVSQCPPADKLAPAVPVVSLENKPLIQLSPEASNIQFSDRVNKPFVCQNPGCSYSAMTKDALFKHYGKIHQYTAEMILEIKKHQLKYAPFKCVVATCPKTFTRNSNLRAHCQLVHHFTTEEMVKLKIKRPYGRRSQNETVNTAPLPVEIKTVQTLVIENKTVAPLVKETQMKEVVEPVKVLEKLLPENNIPERLEKPPQVVSVPLEQHNPASFDGVQEQAKVRKARKHRKEKEERNGRKPVTKSLEFPTRYSPYRPYRCVHQGCFAAFTIQQNLILHYQAVHKSDLPAFSAEVEEENEQGREEREEVETKPAVREFRCEVSDCSRIFQEVTSLIQHYMKLHDMTPEQIGSMKSAPEVGRFFCDQSQCKSSFTAYLNYVVHLETEHSVEIKPNKVEDDGMFKCDCEGCDRIYATRSNLLRHIFNKHNDRHKDHLIRPRRLTPGQENISSKANQEKPLRSKQRGLKNRSGKEGSRLSVKTKRKKNMNLENKNSKGIQVQENKAYSLKRGKYVYLIKARNDALSECTSRFITQYPCMIKGCSSVVTSESNIIRHYKCHKLSKAFTSQHRNLLIVSKKHSVSQVKEASCEQEETDKKTDVKEPEQSLTASNNDSSTTTLSQKETEKGEKDEVDELTELFITKLINEDSSTAENQAKISSSVNSDLQETSSCPSEKQKSNNLKRANKEKNVSQSKRKRAEKTEEALPSGVSNLHKEEETAVAIQTAEEQPAAFDWSSFKPMGFEVSFLKFLEESAVKQKKNSEREYHSSGTKKGSHSNSRKASEKAPVASDNVSGSCSETETLVVFANPSRLPCGDNVKIVLDKTLKDCTERLLRQLQEMKPVVSLRKLEGRWEDDPEVIAAKVIVLGTEEGESKY encoded by the exons ATGTGCAGCATTTCTATCTCGCCAGCTGCAGCAAGGGGAGATGTACTGTGCCTG ATTGATGGTGCTGGACTTGCAACATGCATTGAACTGTGTGTGAAAGCACTGCGCTTGGAATCCAGTGAAAATGCAGATGTCAAGATATCTATTTGCAAGACTATCTCCTGCTTACTTCCCGATGATTTGGAGGTGAAACGTGCTTGTCAGCTGAGTGAATTTCTTCTGGAACCCACTGTGGATGCATATTATGCTGTTGAAATGCTATATAATCAGCCTGACCAGAAATATGATGAAGAGAATCTTCCAATACCAAATTCTTTGCGCTGTGAGCTCTTACTTGTACTGAAAACTCAGTGGCCTTTTGATCCAGAGTTCTGGGACTGGAAAACTCTGAAGCGTCAGTGTCTGGCACTTATGGGAGAGGAGGCATCCATTGTGTCATCCATAGACGAACTAAACGACAGTGAAGTTTATGAGAAGGCTGAGGATGACCAAGAAGATAGTAAAGAAACTTCTCTGAATGGCCTTGCTGGCATTGATGAGGCTAACAGCCTTCTTAGGGGTATCAGagatgaaaagcagaaaaagagagaaatcaaaAAACTCAGAGAGAGGGGGTTCATATCAGCTAGATTTAGGAACTGGCAAGCTTACATGCAGTATTGTGTGTTATGTGacaaggaattcctaggtcataGAATAGTTAGACATGCACAGAAACATTATAAAGATGGAATTTACAGTTGCCCTATTTGTGCCCAAAATTTTAATTCTAAAGAAAACTTTGTTCCCCATGTAACTTTGCATGTGAAAAAATCTAGCAAAGAGAGATTGGCTGCTATGAAGCCACTGAGGCGACTGGGAAGACCTCCTAAAATAGCAACTGCCAATGAGAATCAGAAAACAAATTCTGTATCCAAACAGGAGCAGCGACCCATTAAGAAGAACAGCCTCTATTCAACAGACTTCATTGTGTTTAATGATAACGATGGCTCAGAAGATGAAAACGATGATAAAGATAAACCTTACATACCAGAGATAGTGCCAGTTCAAAAGCCACCCCCTGTTAATGAATTCACCTGCCCTGTAACACTTTGCAAAAAaggctttaaatattttaaaaatcttataGCACACGCAAAGGGCCATAAAGATAATGAAGAAGCTAAACGTTTTCTTGAAATGCAGAGCAAAAAAGTGATTTGTCAGTACTGTAGACGACATTTTGTAAGTGTTACTCACCTGAATGATCATTTACAAATGCACTGTGGCAGCAAGCCTTATATCTGCATACAGATGAAATGTAAGGCTGGCTTTAACAGTTACGCTGAGCTGCTGACCCATAGGAGAGAACATCAAGTCTTCAGAGCTAAGTGTATGTTTCCCAAATGTGGCAGAGTGTTTTCTGAAGCCTATTTACTCTATGATCATGAAGCACAGCACTATAATACCTATACCTGCAGAGTCACAGGCTGTGGGAAGGTGTACCGCTCACAGAACGAACTGGAGAAGCATGTTGAGGATCACAACAAGCAGCCTGAAAAAGAAGAGCAGCCTGAAAACCAAACTGATCAGCCTGATCTTAGTCAGCCTCCTAAAGCTAATGAAAGTACTGATGGAGTTGCAGTTAAAGAGGAATTGACACCCCCTCCAGCTGAAAACCGAAGCAGTTTCATTGAAGGAGAAAACATCTGGAACCAAATCAAAGCAGAACCAGTAGGGAATGAAAGTGTAAACGCATCAGTGAGTGTACTGCAGCAAAGCAATTCCTTGCCTAATGCTGGTTCAGAGCAGTCTCCTATGGGTTCAATAAAAACAGAAGAAACAGTTCCAGCAGGCAGCATTAAGCTGTCTGTTAACCAGAAGATCCGAGATAACTTTGTGAAAAGAGGTAAATTGGCTGCTACTGCCAGTAAAGTAGATATTACTAAACCTGGAGTCCAGCAGTTGTGCCCATCAGTTGACTCTTGTCTTCCAGTtttccaggagagaaaggaggaaggCTGTCTCAGTCAGACTCAGAATGTTCAAGCTGTCACCTCAGACACATTAAAAGCAGAAGCCCTTGAATCAAAAAGCTTAGAAAGACAAGTGAGCATTGTAAATCCATTCAGCATGCAGAATCAGACGGGGTATCGAAATGGTGTACCCATTTCCAAACTTGAAATTGAAGACAGTATTAAAGCTGCAGCTAATCTATATAACCTGCCTTTAAAAACTTTAGAAAGTATTACATTTATTCCATCGCAGCCTAACATAAATAGCTCTTTAGTTCCAGCTGTGTCACCAGCAGCCCCAGTTCAGAAATTTAATTGTCAGGTTGAGGGGTGTACTCGAACGTACAATTCGTCCCAGAGCATTGGCAAACACATGAAGGCAGCCCACCCTGATGAATATGCTGCTTTTAAAATGCAGCGTAAGAATAAGAAGCCGCGGAAATCCAGCAATCTGCAAAACGTGCCGAATGATGGGAAGATTGTGTATCTTATGCCATCACAGGTGGGCAATCCCAGTGGTGCTGCTTTTACTGCACAGAACAAATCAAATTTGAATCCCACCTCTTCCAGTCAAGTGCAGCATGTCTCAAGTACTCTTTTCCCAACCCACCTAGAAAATCTGGCGAATCCTATGTTGCCTATAGTGGAAAGTGTCATAAATCCAAATTTGTCTGCTCGTATTAAAAGTGAGCCTGAGAGTGTTTTGTGTTCACAAATGGAAAATTTGTCTGCTGCAACCTTACCTACCCAGTTGGATGATCTGGCAAAAACAGTTATGCCTCTGAATATTGATGGTGGCTCAGATCCTTTTCTCCCTTTGCCTGCAGAAAATGGTCCAATgtctctatttccttcatcagcAGAGAATCCTCCAAATTCAGTCTTCTCACAACTAGAAAATAACACAAATAACTTTTCTTTGCAACTAGAAGGAAACGCTAGTTCTGCCTTCCCAAAAGAGGAGACTGTTGATCAAATATTTCCCTCACAACTGAGTAATGAAAATAACTTCAGTGAAACTAGTTCTCAGCACCCAGCTTCTGAAAAGGTGAAAAAAGATCGTGGCAGGGGCTCAAATGGGAAAGACAGGAAGCCAAAGCATAACAAGCGAGCAAAGTGGCCAGCAATAATTAGAGATGGGAAATTTATCTGTAGCAGGTGTTTCAGAGTTTTTACTAATCCTAGATCACTTGGTGGTCACTTGTCGAAGAGGTCTTACTGTAAGCCTCTTGAAGGATCAGAAATTTCTCCAGAAGCTCTGCAGGCTAATGGACAATCTTTGCTTGCCAGTATGATTCTTTCTTCAAATTCATTAAACTTGCAGCAACCTCCGGAGTCTGCCTTCAATCCAGAGACGTGTTTTAAAGATCCATCATTCCTCCAGTTACTTGCAGCTGAAAATCGTTCTGCACTGCAGACCATGTTTCCACGGGCCAATGTGACTAACTTTAATACCAGTGGGAATGAGGAAGGTAATCAAATTATAAAGCAAGCCTTGGAAACTGCAGGCATCCCAAGTAGCTTTGATAACACAGAAGTACTTCCACGTGTGGTTACAACAAGTTGTGTCTCTGGTACGACTCAGATGAATGCCGCTGTTCTCCCCAGCTCGGCCAGGCCCTCTCTGCTGCAGACAGTCTGTAACACCAGTACCCTGCTGACTGACCAAAACAGGACCCTCAATGCCAAAATTCCTCCATTAAATGAATGCAAGACTTTGCCTGTTTTTGCAACAGAGGACTTAATGCTAAAGACTGTTGAAAATGGCTTGTGTCCTAGCTCATATTCTAACACGGTTGCAGCAGCACAAAGCTTTGCAGGGAACAGTTCACGAGTTTCAGTTATTAGTAGTCCCAAGAATTCGGGATCAAGCAACTTGAATAAGAAGGGAACTAGCTCCtcaaagaggaagagaaaaacaCCTACACCCCTGCTTGTGCCCAATACATCACAGAAATTAGCAGTAAACAATGCAACAGTAATGGGACTTCTAGCCAAAAGCACTGAAGGAAACATGCAAATACAGGGAGAAAGTTTTCAGTCCAACTTGCTGGCAAATTGTGGCTCTCAAAGAGTGGTGGAGAACCTTGCACAGAAACTCAGTAATGTTGACAATCAGTTATTCATGGCCAGTATCAAAGATAATTTCAAAACAAACCTTGAGGCTCATACAGGTCTGCCCCCTTTAACAGTAAAAACTGAAAATGGGGATTCCCAAATGATGGCTGCAAATTCTTGTGTGCAGGCAAATTCGGAACAACAGATTTCACAGGACAGTGTTATGCAGAACTTCGAAAAAACCCTGGAAATAATTAAAACTGCTATGAATTCACAGATGCTTGAGGTGAAAACTGAAATTCAGGATACTGTTGCTGCTTCAGGACAGAACTTGCAAGTAAATAACACCCAGTCTGCTTCAGAAAATTCAGCACACAGTGTAAAACTACCCACTTCTACACAgcttgctgtgcacacagggaaTGTTACTGCTGCAAAGGGTAGCTGTACTCAGACTGATATACCTCAAAAGGTTGATACTCAAATGTCAGAAATTTTGGAAGGCTTGCAAAAACTGAAGCTAGAAGATGATTCTCCCATTCCAATTTCTGAGACTGTTTCTCAGTGTCCTCCAGCAGATAAGCTAGCACCAGCAGTTCCTGTTGTATCACTTGAAAATAAGCCCCTCATCCAGCTATCTCCAGAGGCAAGTAACATTCAGTTTAGTGATAGAGTTAATAAACCTTTTGTATGTCAGAATCCTGGCTGCAGTTACAGTGCTATGACAAAAGACGCATTATTTAAACACTATGGCAAGATCCATCAGTACACTGCAGAAATGATACTAGAAATAAAGAAACATCAACTGAAGTATGCCCCTTTCAAATGTGTTGTAGCTACCTGTCCAAAAACATTCACAAGAAACTCCAATCTCCGAGCACACTGTCAGCTTGTACATCATTTTACAACAGAGGAGAtggtaaaattaaaaattaagagGCCTTATGGCAGAAGATCTCAAAATGAAACCGTAAACACAGCCCCACTACCTGTTGAAATAAAAACTGTGCAGACACTAGTAATAGAAAACAAAACTGTAGCTCCATTGGTCAAAGAAACTCAGATGAAGGAAGTTGTAGAGCCTGTAAAAGTATTGGAAAAGCTTCTACCAGAAAATAATATTCCTGAAAGACTGGAAAAACCTCCCCAGGTGGTTTCTGTTCCACTGGAGCAGCACAATCCAGCATCTTTTGATGGTGTGCAGGAACAAGCCAAAGTACGCAAGGCGAGGAAGCacaggaaggagaaagaggagaggaaTGGTAGGAAGCCTGTAACAAAATCTCTGGAGTTCCCCACTAGGTACAGCCCTTACAGACCGTACCGGTGCGTCCATCAGGGCTGCTTTGCAGCTTTCACAATACAACAAAACCTCATTCTTCATTACCAGGCTGTGCACAAATCAGACCTCCCTGCTTTCTCTGCTGAAGTGGAGGAGGAGAATGAACAAGGCAGAGAGGAACGTGAGGAGGTGGAAACCAAACCTGCTGTCAGAGAGTTCAGGTGCGAGGTCAGTGATTGCTCTCGTATCTTCCAGGAAGTTACCAGCTTGATACAGCATTATATGAAGCTTCATGACATGACCCCAGAGCAAATTGGTAGCATGAAATCAGCTCCAGAAGTGGGAAGGTTTTTTTGTGACCAGTCTCAGTGTAAGTCTTCGTTTACAGCGTATCTTAATTATGTCGTGCATCTTGAGACGGAGCACAGTGTTGAGATAAAGCCAAACAAAGTAGAAGATGATGGCATGTTCAAGTGTGACTGTGAAGGCTGTGACCGTATTTATGCTACTAGGTCTAACCTCTTGAGGCATATTTTTAACAAACATAATGACAGGCATAAAGATCATCTAATAAGACCCAGGAGGCTGACACCAGGCCAGGAAAACATTTCAAGCAAAGCAAATCAGGAGAAACCGTTGAGGTCTAAACAGAGAGGACTCAAAAACAGATCGGGAAAAGAGGGCAGCAGGCTGTCAGTGAAAACAAAACGAAAGAAAAACATGAACTTGGAAAACAAAAACTCAAAAGGAATACAGGTTCAGGAAAATAAGGCTTATTCACTGAAACGCGGCAAGTACGTGTATTTAATAAAGGCCAGAAACGATGCCTTGTCGGAATGTACCAGCAGGTTCATAACTCAGTATCCCTGTATGATAAAGGGATGCTCGTCCGTAGTCACAAGTGAAAGTAACATAATAAGGCATTATAAATGTCACAAACTGTCCAAAGCTTTTACTTCCCAACACAGGAATCTTCTTATTGTATCTAAAAAACACTCTGTCTCCCAAGTAAAGGAAGCCTCTTGTGAGCAGGAGGAAACTGATAAAAAAACTGATGTGAAAGAGCCTGAACAGAGTTTGACAGCGAGCAATAATGATTCAAGCACAACTACCTTATCACAAAAGGAAACTGAAAAAGGTGAGAAGGATGAAGTGGACGAACTGACAGAACTATTCATTACTAAACTAATTAATGAGGATTCTTCAACTGCTGAAAatcaagcaaaaatctcttccagTGTAAATAGTGACTTGCAGGAGACCAGCTCCTGCCCCTCAGAGAAGCAAAAATCAAACAACCTGAAAAgagcaaataaagaaaaaaacgtATCTCAGAGTAAGAGAAAGAGAGCTGAGAAAACAGAGGAGGCACTGCCCAGTGGTGTGAGTAACCTGCACAAGGAGGAAGAGACTGCTGTTGCCATCCAAACGGCCGAGGAGCAGCCTGCAGCTTTTGACTGGAGCTCATTCAAGCCAATGGGTTTTGAAGTGTCGTTCCTCAAATTCCTTGAAGAATCTGCTgtgaagcaaaagaaaaactctgaaAGAGAATACCATAGCAGTGGAACCAAAAAAGGATCCCATTCAAACTCTCGGAAAGCCAGCGAGAAGGCCCCCGTAGCAAGTGATAACGTCTCTGGGTCGTGTTCTGAAACTGAAACCCTTGTAGTGTTTGCCAACCCATCACGGCTTCCATGTGGTGATAATGTAAAGATAGTGTTAGACAAGACTCTTAAAGACTGCACTGAGCGTCTGTTGAGGCAGCTTCAGGAAATGAAACCTGTGGTCAGTTTGAGAAAGCTCGAAGGACGTTGGGAGGATGATCCAGAGGTTATAGCTGCAAAAGTAATTGTTTTGGGTACTGAGGAGGGGGAATCAAAATACTGA